In one Solanum lycopersicum chromosome 11, SLM_r2.1 genomic region, the following are encoded:
- the CycA1 gene encoding c isoform X1 gives MRGFKSAQVTEVRPWDHLRRREKEEMMTTQNRRSSAVAKRQAMAANSSGLEHNQTGKLNAKKRPALSNISNNTTVSARNSVSHSSKLAPCTSKIVNIKKNTSACNSNAVSSGTAVLPASSSVRPSSKPVSIQRSDAVVPKITVIPVPATCSMDISPSHSDGSLVSMDESMSNSDTVRSPEVEYIDDHELAAVDSIEKKACSTLYISEHVKAAAADICKRDVLVDLESGDKIMNIDNNLVDPQLCATMACDIYKHLRASEAKKRPSTDFMAKVQKDINPSMRAILIDWLVEVAEEYRLVPDTLHLTINYIDRYLSGNLMDRQRLQLLGVACMMIASKYEEICAPQVEEFCYITDNTYFKEEVLQMESAVLNYLKFEMTAPTAKCFLRRFVRAAQGLNEVLSLQLEHLASYIAELSLLEYNMLCYAPSLIAASAIFLAKYILLPSVKPWNSTLRHYTLYQPSDLRDCVLALHSLCCNNNNSSLPAVREKYSQHKYKFVAKKYCPPTVPVEFFQNISS, from the exons ATGAGGGGGTTCAAGAGCGCACAAGTAACGGAAGTCCGACCCTGGGATCACctaagaagaagagaaaag GAGGAAATGATGACAACCCAGAATAGGCGGTCGTCTGCGGTGGCGAAGAGACAAGCAATGGCAGCGAATTCATCGGGGTTAGAGCATAATCAGACCGGAAAATTGAATGCCAAGAAACGACCGGCTTTGTCTAATATCTCGAATAATACAACTGTCTCTGCTCGGAACTCGGTTTCTCATTCCTCCAAACTC GCACCATGTACATCCAAGATTGTAAACATTAAGAAGAACACTTCTGCTTGCAACAGTAATGCAGTTTCCTCAGGGACTGCTGTTCTGCCAGCATCCTCCTCTGTGAGACCAAGCAGCAAACCTGTTTCTATTCAAAGAAGTGATGCAGTTGTGCCTAAGATCACTGTCATTCCTGTTCCTGCCACTTGCAGCATGGACATTTCTCCATCTCATTCAGATGGATCATTAGTCTCCATGGATGAATCTATGTCAAATTCCGACACAGTGAGAAGTCCGGAGGTCGAATACATAGATGACCATGAATTAGCTGCAGTTGATTCCATCGAGAAGAAAGCGTGTAGCACCCTCTACATCTCAGAACATGTCAAAGCCGCAG CAGCTGATATATGCAAGAGAGATGTACTTGTGGACTTGGAATCAGGGGACAAAATTATGAACATTGATAACAATCTTGTTGACCCACAGTTATGTGCTACAATGGCCTGTGACATATACAAACACTTGAGAGCCTCTGAG GCAAAGAAAAGGCCTTCCACAGATTTCATGGCGAAAGTACAGAAAGACATCAATCCTAGCATGCGCGCTATCTTAATCGACTGGCTTGTTGAG GTTGCCGAGGAGTACAGGCTTGTCCCAGACACGCTGCATTTGACAATTAACTACATTGATCGATATCTTTCGGGCAACCTGATGGACAGACAACGACTACAGTTGCTTGGAGTAGCTTGCATGATGATCGCATC AAAATATGAGGAGATCTGTGCACCTCAAGTTGAAGAGTTCTGCTACATAACAGACAACACTTACTTCAAGGAGGAG GTGTTGCAAATGGAGTCTGCTGTTTTAAATTACTTGAAGTTTGAAATGACAGCTCCAACAGCCAAATGTTTTCTGAG GAGGTTTGTTCGAGCTGCTCAAGGACTTAATGAG GTTCTGTCACTGCAGTTGGAACACTTGGCTAGCTACATTGCAGAACTCTCTCTTTTAGAATACAACATGCTTTGTTATGCTCCATCACTCATTGCTGCTTCTGCAATTTTTTTGGCCaaatatattcttcttccttCAGTGAAACCTTGG AATTCTACCTTGAGGCATTATACTTTGTATCAACCCTCTGATTTACGAGACTGTGTCTTGGCACTACACAGCCTTtgctgcaacaacaacaattctAGCTTACCAGCAGTCCGGGAAAAATACAGCCAACACAAG TACAAATTTGTTGCAAAGAAGTATTGCCCTCCAACTGTACCTGTAGAATTCTTCCAGAACATAAGCAGCTAA
- the AAP3 gene encoding amino acid transporter (The RefSeq protein has 2 substitutions compared to this genomic sequence) — protein MGDSTNFAAKHPVSINITESKLFDDDGRIKRSGSVWTASAHIITAVIGSGVLSLAWAVAQLGWIAGPIVMLLFSFVTYYTSSLLSDCYRSGDPLFGKRNYTYMDVVQANLSGLQVKICGWIQYVNLFGVAIGYTIASSISLMAVKRSDCFHKHGHKAPCLQPNTPYMIIFGVIEIIFSQIPDFDQIWWLSIVAAVMSFTYSTIGLGLGIAHVAETGKIGGSLTGVSIGTVTEMQKVWRTFQALGAIAFAYSYSLILIEIQDTIKSPPSEAKTMKNATIISVSVTTVFYMLCGCFGYAAFGDHAPDNLLTGFGFYDPYWLLDIANIAIFVHLVGAYQVYCQPLFAFIEKTAAEWYPNSKIITKNISVPIPGFKSYNIYLFRLVWRTIFVIISTIISMLLPFFSDIVGILGAFGFWPLTVYYPVEIYIVQKKIPKWSRKWFGLQILSVTCLIVSIAAAVGSFAGVVSDLKVYKPFKFT, from the exons ATGGGAGATTCTACGAATTTTGCAGCAAAACATCCTGTTTCTATCAATATAACTGAATCCAAGCGTTTTGACGACGATGGGCGTATCAAAAGAAGtg GAAGTGTTTGGACTGCAAGTGCTCATATCATAACTGCTGTGATTGGTTCAGGCGTTTTATCTTTGGCTTGGGCTGTAGCTCAACTTGGTTGGATTGCTGGTCCTATTGTTATGCTTTTATTCTCTTTTGTTACTTATTACACCTCTTCTCTGCTCTCCGATTGTTACCGCTCCGGCGACCCACTTTTCGGCAAGAGAAACTATACTTACATGGATGTTGTACAAGCAAATCTCA gtGGCTTACAGGTAAAGATTTGTGGATGGATTCAGTATGTGAATCTGTTTGGAGTTGCTATTGGGTACACAATTGCTTCTTCAATTAGCCTGAT GGCTGTTAAAAGGTCAGATTGTTTTCATAAACATGGTCATAAAGCACCTTGTTTACAACCAAATACTCCATATATGATCATATTTGGAGTAATAGAAATCATCTTCTCACAAATACCagattttgatcaaatttgGTGGCTTTCAATTGTTGCTGCTGTAATGTCTTTCACTTACTCCACCATCGGCTTAGGTTTAGGCATTGCTCATGTAGCAG aaACTGGAAAAATTGGTGGGAGTTTAACTGGAGTGAGCATTGGAACTGTGACTGAAATGCAAAAAGTTTGGAGAACTTTTCAAGCACTTGGAGCTATTGCTTTTGCTTATTCTTACTCCCTCATCCTTATCGAGATTCAG GATACAATCAAATCCCCACCCTCAGAAGCCAAGACAATGAAAAATGCAACTATAATTAGTGTATCAGTAACAACAGTTTTCTACATGCTATGTGGTTGTTTTGGCTATGCAGCATTTGGAGACCATGCTCCTGACAATTTACTAACTGGTTTTGGATTTTACGACCCTTATTGGCTACTAGATATAGCCAACATAGCCATCTTCGTTCATCTTGTAGGTGCATACCAGGTTTACTGCCAACCCCTTTTTGCTTTCATTGAAAAAACAGCAGCAGAATGGTACCCTAACAGTAAACTCATCACCAAGAATATTAGTGTGCCAATCCCTGGCTTTAAATCGTACAACATTTACCTATTCAGACTAGTTTGGAGGACGATCTTTGTTATCATATCCACTATCATCTCTATGTTGTTGCCATTCTTCAGCGACATCGTTGGAATACTTGGAGCATTTGGATTTTGGCCGTTGACTGTTTATTATCCAGTGGAAATATACATTGTGCAAAAGAAGATACCAAAATGGAGTAGAAAATGGTTTGGTCTTCAAATTCTGAGTGTTACTTGTCTTATTGTCTCAATTGCTGCAGCTGTTGGTTCTTTTGCTGGTGTTGTATCTGATCTTAAAGTTTACAAGCCTTTCAAATTTACTTAG
- the CycA1 gene encoding c isoform X2 gives MRGFKSAQVTEVRPWDHLRRREKEEMMTTQNRRSSAVAKRQAMAANSSGLEHNQTGKLNAKKRPALSNISNNTTVSARNSVSHSSKLAPCTSKIVNIKKNTSACNSNAVSSGTAVLPASSSVRPSSKPVSIQRSDAVVPKITVIPVPATCSMDISPSHSDGSLVSMDESMSNSDTVRSPEVEYIDDHELAAVDSIEKKACSTLYISEHVKAAADICKRDVLVDLESGDKIMNIDNNLVDPQLCATMACDIYKHLRASEAKKRPSTDFMAKVQKDINPSMRAILIDWLVEVAEEYRLVPDTLHLTINYIDRYLSGNLMDRQRLQLLGVACMMIASKYEEICAPQVEEFCYITDNTYFKEEVLQMESAVLNYLKFEMTAPTAKCFLRRFVRAAQGLNEVLSLQLEHLASYIAELSLLEYNMLCYAPSLIAASAIFLAKYILLPSVKPWNSTLRHYTLYQPSDLRDCVLALHSLCCNNNNSSLPAVREKYSQHKYKFVAKKYCPPTVPVEFFQNISS, from the exons ATGAGGGGGTTCAAGAGCGCACAAGTAACGGAAGTCCGACCCTGGGATCACctaagaagaagagaaaag GAGGAAATGATGACAACCCAGAATAGGCGGTCGTCTGCGGTGGCGAAGAGACAAGCAATGGCAGCGAATTCATCGGGGTTAGAGCATAATCAGACCGGAAAATTGAATGCCAAGAAACGACCGGCTTTGTCTAATATCTCGAATAATACAACTGTCTCTGCTCGGAACTCGGTTTCTCATTCCTCCAAACTC GCACCATGTACATCCAAGATTGTAAACATTAAGAAGAACACTTCTGCTTGCAACAGTAATGCAGTTTCCTCAGGGACTGCTGTTCTGCCAGCATCCTCCTCTGTGAGACCAAGCAGCAAACCTGTTTCTATTCAAAGAAGTGATGCAGTTGTGCCTAAGATCACTGTCATTCCTGTTCCTGCCACTTGCAGCATGGACATTTCTCCATCTCATTCAGATGGATCATTAGTCTCCATGGATGAATCTATGTCAAATTCCGACACAGTGAGAAGTCCGGAGGTCGAATACATAGATGACCATGAATTAGCTGCAGTTGATTCCATCGAGAAGAAAGCGTGTAGCACCCTCTACATCTCAGAACATGTCAAAGCCGCAG CTGATATATGCAAGAGAGATGTACTTGTGGACTTGGAATCAGGGGACAAAATTATGAACATTGATAACAATCTTGTTGACCCACAGTTATGTGCTACAATGGCCTGTGACATATACAAACACTTGAGAGCCTCTGAG GCAAAGAAAAGGCCTTCCACAGATTTCATGGCGAAAGTACAGAAAGACATCAATCCTAGCATGCGCGCTATCTTAATCGACTGGCTTGTTGAG GTTGCCGAGGAGTACAGGCTTGTCCCAGACACGCTGCATTTGACAATTAACTACATTGATCGATATCTTTCGGGCAACCTGATGGACAGACAACGACTACAGTTGCTTGGAGTAGCTTGCATGATGATCGCATC AAAATATGAGGAGATCTGTGCACCTCAAGTTGAAGAGTTCTGCTACATAACAGACAACACTTACTTCAAGGAGGAG GTGTTGCAAATGGAGTCTGCTGTTTTAAATTACTTGAAGTTTGAAATGACAGCTCCAACAGCCAAATGTTTTCTGAG GAGGTTTGTTCGAGCTGCTCAAGGACTTAATGAG GTTCTGTCACTGCAGTTGGAACACTTGGCTAGCTACATTGCAGAACTCTCTCTTTTAGAATACAACATGCTTTGTTATGCTCCATCACTCATTGCTGCTTCTGCAATTTTTTTGGCCaaatatattcttcttccttCAGTGAAACCTTGG AATTCTACCTTGAGGCATTATACTTTGTATCAACCCTCTGATTTACGAGACTGTGTCTTGGCACTACACAGCCTTtgctgcaacaacaacaattctAGCTTACCAGCAGTCCGGGAAAAATACAGCCAACACAAG TACAAATTTGTTGCAAAGAAGTATTGCCCTCCAACTGTACCTGTAGAATTCTTCCAGAACATAAGCAGCTAA
- the LOC101256340 gene encoding probable complex I intermediate-associated protein 30 — MSRFRSLLQASLNATRRALAWNIEDLVPPSERYIFNFSSKDELKNWHLYSDSEYGGLSSAALEIKDTGNGSTSVGLFSGNLSLDVMEGSKWNMTRSGFCGMRSKKFDGFIDLDGYDTIALKLKGDGRCYISTIYTENWVNSPGQDEDNSWQAFVFVPKDNWYIAKIPLTRYAPTWRGNIINARMEMNPARIIGMSLSVNAEGGVPDAKSGPGDFGVEVDWIKALRMMQ; from the exons ATGTCCAGATTCCGCTCACTACTGCAAGCATCGTTGAATGCTACAAGAAGAG CACTCGCGTGGAACATTGAAGACCTAGTTCCACCCAGTGAAAGAtacattttcaacttcagttcaAAGGATGAGCTCAAGAATTGGCATTTATACTCAGATTCAGAATATGGAG GTCTGTCCTCAGCAGCTTTGGAGATTAAGGACACTGGAAATGggtcaactagtgttg GTCTTTTCTCTGGAAACCTCTCTTTGGATGTTATGGAAGGATCAAAGTGGAATATGACTCGAAGTGGCTTTTGTGGAATGCGGTCTAAAAAG TTTGATGGCTTCATTGATTTGGATGGATATGACACAATAGCTCTTAAACTTAAAGGGGATGGAAGATGCTATATTTCTACA ATATACACAGAGAATTGGGTCAATAGTCCAGGACAAGATGAAGATAATTCATGGCAAGCATTCGTTTTTGTTCCAAAAGACAACTGGTATATTGCAAAG ATCCCACTTACTCGTTACGCACCTACATGGAGAGGGAACATAATAAATGCAAGGATGGAGATGAATCCAGCTCGAATCATTGGTATGTCTTTATCTGTCAACGCAGAAGGTGGAGTTCCAGATGCGAAATCTGGGCCTGGTGATTTTGGAGTtgaagttgattggatcaaagCCTTGCGGATGATGCAGTAA
- the CycA1 gene encoding c isoform 1 (isoform 1 is encoded by transcript variant 1), with protein sequence MMTTQNRRSSAVAKRQAMAANSSGLEHNQTGKLNAKKRPALSNISNNTTVSARNSVSHSSKLAPCTSKIVNIKKNTSACNSNAVSSGTAVLPASSSVRPSSKPVSIQRSDAVVPKITVIPVPATCSMDISPSHSDGSLVSMDESMSNSDTVRSPEVEYIDDHELAAVDSIEKKACSTLYISEHVKAAAADICKRDVLVDLESGDKIMNIDNNLVDPQLCATMACDIYKHLRASEAKKRPSTDFMAKVQKDINPSMRAILIDWLVEVAEEYRLVPDTLHLTINYIDRYLSGNLMDRQRLQLLGVACMMIASKYEEICAPQVEEFCYITDNTYFKEEVLQMESAVLNYLKFEMTAPTAKCFLRRFVRAAQGLNEVLSLQLEHLASYIAELSLLEYNMLCYAPSLIAASAIFLAKYILLPSVKPWNSTLRHYTLYQPSDLRDCVLALHSLCCNNNNSSLPAVREKYSQHKYKFVAKKYCPPTVPVEFFQNISS encoded by the exons ATGATGACAACCCAGAATAGGCGGTCGTCTGCGGTGGCGAAGAGACAAGCAATGGCAGCGAATTCATCGGGGTTAGAGCATAATCAGACCGGAAAATTGAATGCCAAGAAACGACCGGCTTTGTCTAATATCTCGAATAATACAACTGTCTCTGCTCGGAACTCGGTTTCTCATTCCTCCAAACTC GCACCATGTACATCCAAGATTGTAAACATTAAGAAGAACACTTCTGCTTGCAACAGTAATGCAGTTTCCTCAGGGACTGCTGTTCTGCCAGCATCCTCCTCTGTGAGACCAAGCAGCAAACCTGTTTCTATTCAAAGAAGTGATGCAGTTGTGCCTAAGATCACTGTCATTCCTGTTCCTGCCACTTGCAGCATGGACATTTCTCCATCTCATTCAGATGGATCATTAGTCTCCATGGATGAATCTATGTCAAATTCCGACACAGTGAGAAGTCCGGAGGTCGAATACATAGATGACCATGAATTAGCTGCAGTTGATTCCATCGAGAAGAAAGCGTGTAGCACCCTCTACATCTCAGAACATGTCAAAGCCGCAG CAGCTGATATATGCAAGAGAGATGTACTTGTGGACTTGGAATCAGGGGACAAAATTATGAACATTGATAACAATCTTGTTGACCCACAGTTATGTGCTACAATGGCCTGTGACATATACAAACACTTGAGAGCCTCTGAG GCAAAGAAAAGGCCTTCCACAGATTTCATGGCGAAAGTACAGAAAGACATCAATCCTAGCATGCGCGCTATCTTAATCGACTGGCTTGTTGAG GTTGCCGAGGAGTACAGGCTTGTCCCAGACACGCTGCATTTGACAATTAACTACATTGATCGATATCTTTCGGGCAACCTGATGGACAGACAACGACTACAGTTGCTTGGAGTAGCTTGCATGATGATCGCATC AAAATATGAGGAGATCTGTGCACCTCAAGTTGAAGAGTTCTGCTACATAACAGACAACACTTACTTCAAGGAGGAG GTGTTGCAAATGGAGTCTGCTGTTTTAAATTACTTGAAGTTTGAAATGACAGCTCCAACAGCCAAATGTTTTCTGAG GAGGTTTGTTCGAGCTGCTCAAGGACTTAATGAG GTTCTGTCACTGCAGTTGGAACACTTGGCTAGCTACATTGCAGAACTCTCTCTTTTAGAATACAACATGCTTTGTTATGCTCCATCACTCATTGCTGCTTCTGCAATTTTTTTGGCCaaatatattcttcttccttCAGTGAAACCTTGG AATTCTACCTTGAGGCATTATACTTTGTATCAACCCTCTGATTTACGAGACTGTGTCTTGGCACTACACAGCCTTtgctgcaacaacaacaattctAGCTTACCAGCAGTCCGGGAAAAATACAGCCAACACAAG TACAAATTTGTTGCAAAGAAGTATTGCCCTCCAACTGTACCTGTAGAATTCTTCCAGAACATAAGCAGCTAA
- the CycA1 gene encoding c isoform 2 (isoform 2 is encoded by transcript variant 2): MMTTQNRRSSAVAKRQAMAANSSGLEHNQTGKLNAKKRPALSNISNNTTVSARNSVSHSSKLAPCTSKIVNIKKNTSACNSNAVSSGTAVLPASSSVRPSSKPVSIQRSDAVVPKITVIPVPATCSMDISPSHSDGSLVSMDESMSNSDTVRSPEVEYIDDHELAAVDSIEKKACSTLYISEHVKAAADICKRDVLVDLESGDKIMNIDNNLVDPQLCATMACDIYKHLRASEAKKRPSTDFMAKVQKDINPSMRAILIDWLVEVAEEYRLVPDTLHLTINYIDRYLSGNLMDRQRLQLLGVACMMIASKYEEICAPQVEEFCYITDNTYFKEEVLQMESAVLNYLKFEMTAPTAKCFLRRFVRAAQGLNEVLSLQLEHLASYIAELSLLEYNMLCYAPSLIAASAIFLAKYILLPSVKPWNSTLRHYTLYQPSDLRDCVLALHSLCCNNNNSSLPAVREKYSQHKYKFVAKKYCPPTVPVEFFQNISS, encoded by the exons ATGATGACAACCCAGAATAGGCGGTCGTCTGCGGTGGCGAAGAGACAAGCAATGGCAGCGAATTCATCGGGGTTAGAGCATAATCAGACCGGAAAATTGAATGCCAAGAAACGACCGGCTTTGTCTAATATCTCGAATAATACAACTGTCTCTGCTCGGAACTCGGTTTCTCATTCCTCCAAACTC GCACCATGTACATCCAAGATTGTAAACATTAAGAAGAACACTTCTGCTTGCAACAGTAATGCAGTTTCCTCAGGGACTGCTGTTCTGCCAGCATCCTCCTCTGTGAGACCAAGCAGCAAACCTGTTTCTATTCAAAGAAGTGATGCAGTTGTGCCTAAGATCACTGTCATTCCTGTTCCTGCCACTTGCAGCATGGACATTTCTCCATCTCATTCAGATGGATCATTAGTCTCCATGGATGAATCTATGTCAAATTCCGACACAGTGAGAAGTCCGGAGGTCGAATACATAGATGACCATGAATTAGCTGCAGTTGATTCCATCGAGAAGAAAGCGTGTAGCACCCTCTACATCTCAGAACATGTCAAAGCCGCAG CTGATATATGCAAGAGAGATGTACTTGTGGACTTGGAATCAGGGGACAAAATTATGAACATTGATAACAATCTTGTTGACCCACAGTTATGTGCTACAATGGCCTGTGACATATACAAACACTTGAGAGCCTCTGAG GCAAAGAAAAGGCCTTCCACAGATTTCATGGCGAAAGTACAGAAAGACATCAATCCTAGCATGCGCGCTATCTTAATCGACTGGCTTGTTGAG GTTGCCGAGGAGTACAGGCTTGTCCCAGACACGCTGCATTTGACAATTAACTACATTGATCGATATCTTTCGGGCAACCTGATGGACAGACAACGACTACAGTTGCTTGGAGTAGCTTGCATGATGATCGCATC AAAATATGAGGAGATCTGTGCACCTCAAGTTGAAGAGTTCTGCTACATAACAGACAACACTTACTTCAAGGAGGAG GTGTTGCAAATGGAGTCTGCTGTTTTAAATTACTTGAAGTTTGAAATGACAGCTCCAACAGCCAAATGTTTTCTGAG GAGGTTTGTTCGAGCTGCTCAAGGACTTAATGAG GTTCTGTCACTGCAGTTGGAACACTTGGCTAGCTACATTGCAGAACTCTCTCTTTTAGAATACAACATGCTTTGTTATGCTCCATCACTCATTGCTGCTTCTGCAATTTTTTTGGCCaaatatattcttcttccttCAGTGAAACCTTGG AATTCTACCTTGAGGCATTATACTTTGTATCAACCCTCTGATTTACGAGACTGTGTCTTGGCACTACACAGCCTTtgctgcaacaacaacaattctAGCTTACCAGCAGTCCGGGAAAAATACAGCCAACACAAG TACAAATTTGTTGCAAAGAAGTATTGCCCTCCAACTGTACCTGTAGAATTCTTCCAGAACATAAGCAGCTAA
- the LOC101257324 gene encoding uncharacterized protein codes for MKFTQYFIFFFFILSFVSSHDTSIIFTTLGRSSYAFDIFALPTTHPQTEFQLTDGNSVNFNGHFPATLPPSLLSRLPDDDSVNSGFHLIYVTERNGTHHVFYDAVFHDILEFPSQTRLQVPLVGFEQSVSMKDKPSLSGEFLIYVSTHEDSGVPRTSWAAVYSTHLVSGFTQRLTPKGVADFSPAVSPSGVWTAVASYGGEKGWSGEVEELDTDIYIFMTRDGSGRVKVVEHGGWPSWADEYTLYFHRRCDDGWWSVFKVLLPKSGVDFLVSVSTPQRVTPSGLHVFTPASSPVNKNLIAVATRRAGSEYRHIELFDVVSKKFTEITRSFSSYAHHLNPFFSPDSSWVGYHKCRGTGDILLLENLLNPIPGISLFRIDGSFPSFSPNGDRIAYVRLPGLYVVNYDGSGLRQISSRTAFSTAWDPKRKGVIYTSFGPTFASESTQVDIISINVDDEDLSYKQLTIGGKNNAFPSPSPDGKWIVFRSGRSGHKNLYIMDALEGEVGGLRPLTEGPWTDTMCNWSPDDEWIAFASDRENPGSGSFEMYMIHPNGTGLKKVIQSGIGGRTNHPYFSPDGKYIVFTSDYAAVSAEPISNPHHYQPYGDIYVIKSDGSDIRRLTHNSYEDGTPAWGPTFIEPMDVEWPNGGQPCSFEDCHWLNVRTNASFGLDSAKIQCAQ; via the coding sequence atgaaattcacacaatactttatcttcttcttcttcattttgagCTTTGTTTCATCCCATGATACCAGCATAATATTCACCACCTTAGGAAGATCAAGTTATGCCTTCGACATCTTCGCTCTTCCAACAACACACCCACAAACCGAATTCCAGTTGACCGATGGCAATTCCGTTAACTTTAACGGTCATTTCCCTGCCACCCTACCACCTTCCCTGCTCTCCCGCCTACCCGATGATGATTCTGTCAACTCTGGGTTTCATCTTATCTATGTAACTGAAAGGAACGGCACCCACCATGTATTCTATGACGCTGTATTTCATGACATACTTGAGTTTCCATCTCAAACTCGACTTCAGGTTCCTTTGGTAGGTTTTGAGCAATCAGTTTCTATGAAAGATAAGCCTAGTTTATCTGGGGAATTTTTGATATACGTATCGACTCATGAGGATTCCGGTGTGCCTAGGACTAGCTGGGCTGCGGTATATTCCACTCATTTGGTTTCCGGGTTCACCCAGAGGTTGACACCTAAAGGGGTTGCTGATTTCAGCCCCGCAGTGTCTCCTTCCGGCGTTTGGACGGCGGTGGCATCGTATGGGGGGGAGAAGGGTTGGAGTGGGGAGGTTGAGGAACTCGATACGGATATCTATATTTTCATGACTCGTgatgggtcgggtcgggttaaggTGGTGGAGCACGGTGGGTGGCCATCTTGGGCTGATGAGTATACTCTGTATTTCCACCGGAGATGCGATGATGGGTGGTGGAGTGTGTTCAAAGTTCTACTTCCGAAATCAGGTGTCGACTTCTTAGTCTCAGTCTCTACCCCGCAGCGAGTCACCCCATCGGGTTTGCACGTTTTCACACCAGCATCTTCTCCGGTGAACAAGAACCTCATCGCCGTCGCTACCAGAAGAGCAGGTTCAGAGTATCGGCACATCGAGCTATTTGACGTCGTTTCTAAGAAGTTCACAGAGATAACCCGATCCTTTTCATCTTATGCTCATCATCTGAACCCCTTCTTTTCGCCGGATTCTTCCTGGGTTGGATACCATAAATGTCGAGGCACAGGCGATATACTGTTACTGGAAAATCTTCTAAACCCGATACCCGGAATCTCTCTATTCCGGATTGACGGGTCGTTTCCATCATTTTCACCAAATGGTGATCGGATAGCTTATGTTAGGTTACCTGGATTATATGTGGTGAACTATGACGGATCAGGTCTGCGTCAAATTTCATCTAGAACCGCCTTTTCCACGGCTTGGGACCCGAAAAGAAAGGGGGTAATTTACACTAGCTTTGGACCAACATTTGCTAGTGAAAGCACACAAGTGGATATCATTTCCATCAATGTAGATGATGAAGACTTGAGCTATAAGCAATTGACAATAGGAGGGAAGAATAACGCATTTCCGTCCCCTTCACCTGATGGGAAATGGATCGTCTTCCGATCGGGGAGATCAGGTCACAAGAACTTGTACATAATGGATGCTTTGGAAGGAGAGGTGGGTGGTCTACGTCCATTGACAGAGGGGCCATGGACGGATACCATGTGTAATTGGTCACCGGATGATGAATGGATTGCATTTGCATCCGATCGAGAAAACCCTGGGTCAGGTAGTTTCGAGATGTATATGATTCACCCTAATGGAACAGGACTCAAGAAGGTGATCCAGAGTGGTATAGGTGGGAGGACTAACCATCCTTATTTCAGCCCGGATGGCAAGTATATAGTGTTCACTTCAGATTACGCCGCTGTATCAGCTGAGCCCATCTCGAATCCTCATCATTATCAGCCATATGGTGATATATATGTGATCAAATCAGACGGCTCAGACATACGAAGATTAACACACAATTCATACGAGGATGGTACGCCCGCTTGGGGCCCTACTTTCATAGAACCTATGGATGTAGAATGGCCTAACGGTGGTCAGCCCTGTTCTTTTGAAGATTGTCACTGGCTGAATGTTAGGACTAATGCATCCTTCGGCTTAGATTCTGCCAAGATTCAGTGTGCTCAATGA